One Aspergillus oryzae RIB40 DNA, chromosome 2 genomic window carries:
- a CDS encoding uncharacterized protein (predicted protein) gives MRFLLPFAIGLTPLASALSINKPGANSTYAAGSTVTVNWSTVDTDPTEISLYLWNFVSWPPSYVPLAQNVPTADQSYSVQIPCDTNPEWGYQISAINGTNVYIIYAQGDRFTVSDPVNGTSCSDPVTPPPASTCGPTNAVSTVYVTVSPTGSSSRLIHHSSLGLPSSHLPQSTHALPAPSSTVTASSKYVKPGIVPKTIGWCSDYSHPVTLDKVPTPTAVPAGPNDAGHDTSSAVVTAAPSVVTGEAKVVTITTTVSVPAAPGDEQCLFV, from the coding sequence atgCGTTTTCTGCTCCCCTTTGCCATTGGGCTCACCCCCCTGGCTTCCGCCCTGAGCATCAACAAGCCGGGCGCCAACTCGACCTACGCCGCCGGATCTACCGTAACGGTCAACTGGAGTACAGTGGACACTGACCCCACCGAAATCAGCCTGTACCTGTGGAACTTTGTTTCCTGGCCTCCGTCTTACGTTCCTCTGGCTCAGAATGTGCCCACTGCCGATCAGTCATACTCGGTGCAGATCCCCTGCGACACCAACCCCGAATGGGGTTATCAGATCAGCGCCATCAACGGGACCAATGTCTACATTATCTACGCGCAGGGTGACCGGTTCACGGTCTCAGATCCTGTAAATGGCACCAGCTGTTCTGACCCCGTCACGCCACCCCCAGCTTCCACCTGCGGTCCCACCAACGCGGTGTCGACTGTTTATGTCACGGTGAGCCCTACCGGTTCCAGTTCCCGTCTGATTCATCATTCCTCCCTCGGCCTTCCTTCCAGCCACCTCCCGCAATCCACACACGCCCTTCCTGCTCCCTCCTCCACTGTCACTGCCTCTTCAAAATACGTGAAGCCCGGAATCGTGCCTAAGACTATTGGTTGGTGCTCAGACTACTCCCACCCCGTGACCTTGGACAAGGTCCCAACACCGACCGCGGTACCGGCTGGCCCCAATGACGCTGGACACGATACATCTTCGGCAGTGGTGACTGCTGCACCTAGTGTGGTCACTGGCGAAGCAAAGGTCGTGACGATCACTACTACGGTGTCCGTACCTGCTGCTCCGGGAGACGAACAAtgtctttttgtttga
- a CDS encoding CVNH domain-containing protein (predicted protein) codes for MQLPQAIAILTLVASASAHAIRREEDKPKADFSRTCDKISVPKGGNHLEAECTRSNGEVLKSSLDLNFCIQHTYGGMEFHEDGHFYGNPGCTGCQVLKDSPNMLQCVCGTSQVGAFKKAELDLDIMVWNNDGLLQCYSRRADSV; via the exons ATGCAACTGCCCCAGGCAATCGCTATCCTGACTCTGGtagcctccgcctccgctcATGCCATCCGTCGGGAAGAAGACAAGCCAAAGGCCGATTTTTCGAGGACCTGCGACAAGATTTCCGTTCCAAAGGGTGGCAACCACCTGGAAGCAGAGTGTACTAGGTCAAACGGGGAAGTTCTGAAAAGCTCTCTGGACCTGAACTTCTGCATCCAGCATACATATGGGGGTATGGAATTTCACGAGGA CGGCCATTTCTATGGAAACCCCGGATGTACTGGTTGTCAAGTTCTCAAAGATTCGCCAAATATGTTACAGTGCGTGTGTGGGACTTCACAGGTCGGTGCCTTCAAGAAGGCAGAGCTGGACTTGG ATATCATGGTGTGGAACAATGATGGTCTCCTGCAGTGCTATAGTCGCCGCGCGGACTCTGTCTGA
- a CDS encoding phospholipase (predicted protein): protein MKNIFVATLGLFAAVSSALPYTTPVNDNPISALQARATTCSAKATDNLIFKVSMKTFQKARKAKNPSKCNWSSDNCSKSPDKPDGYNFIPSCQRHDFGYRNTKKQKRFTKAMKKRIDDNFKKDLYKYCSQFSGWSSWKGVECRRLADVYYTAVRHFGKRDEALEFDPEVEFEKRDEVADVQPDEFDNFDGSEVDPDIEGQVIPEVLEDDGVDVENLDDIENLFLRCCHLKMDRSICEIFDLKSVAVNQ, encoded by the exons ATGAAGAACATCTTCGTTGCCACTTTGGGCCTGTTCGCCGCAGTTTCGTCTGCCTTGCCCTACACAACCCCTGTCAATGACAATCCCATCTCTGCTTTACAAGCACGCGCGACAACATGCTCGGCCAAGGCCACGGAtaacctcatcttcaaggtCTCCATGAAGACCTTCCAGAAGGCgcgcaaggccaagaacCCCTCCAAGTGCAACTGGTCATCGGACAACTGCTCCAAGTCACCCGATAAGCCCGATGGATACAACTTCATCCCCAGCTGCCAAAGACACGATTTCGGCTACCGGAacacgaagaagcagaagcgcTTCACAAAGGCCATGAAGAAGCGCATTGACGACAACTTCAAGAAGGATCTCTACAAGTACTGCAGCCAATTCTCGGGCTGGAGCTCATGGAAGGGAGTGGAGTGCCGTCGCCTTGCGGATGTCTACTATACTGCTGTCCGCCACTTTGGCAAGCGTGATGAAGCGCTTGAGTTTGACCCTGAGGTTGAGTTCGAGAAGCGTGATGAGGTGGCCGATGTCCAGCCTGACGAATTTGATAACTTTGACGGTTCTGAAGTTGACCCTGATATCGAGGGCCAGGTCATTCCCgaagttcttgaagatgatggagtgGATGTGGAGAACCTCGACGATATTGAAAACCT CTTCCTACGTTGTTGTCATTTAAAAATGGACAGGAGTATCTGTGAGATTTTTGACTTGAAATCAGTAGCAGTCAACCAATAA
- a CDS encoding uncharacterized protein (predicted protein) has product MNGMLNILIEAPPAWLPLPLRQQSRLRISIKGWKVIVGLAASFCLPVLSASRLTSSLPIAARAVAASPSRPWWWSGCWLWIGPRAGRRVFGHNWLALGVFCYRDPQQRSAGPGTVGNLKSADGGPLGKASLTRVHRDVDWIGALLISACLAFLYELAVATGSDADQTVCITVFLVWGTLNASEQLTVLYLQDVRGTSTLTASLYFMLAPVCGLLMNAAIGLSFPYLKSSIAVPAGCLLSGIAPLLLATLCGVDGPGYWRGVFQAMALNSLGADLVYTIAKLVITDSFPAKTQALAGGVFNMLAQVGKSVGIATSALIARQITSQMDHAESATAMLKGYEAGWWYNCGLGFVSVAVSFGGMRSVKVIEIKRD; this is encoded by the exons ATGAACGGGATGTTAAAC ATCCTCATAGAGGCTCCACCAGCATGGctcccccttcctctccgccAACAAAGCCGGCTTCGTATATCGATCAAGGGCTGGAAG GTGATTGTGGGCCTTGCCGCATCTTTCTGCTTGCCAGTGCTGTCGGCGTCACGGCTCACGTCTTCCCTGCCAATAGCAGCCCGCGCCGTCGCAGCATCACCTTCGcggccatggtggtggtCGGGCTGTTGGCTTTGGATTGGGCCTCGCGCTGGGCGGCGTGTTTTCGGACACAATTGGCTGGCATTGGGGGTTTTTTGTTACCGCGATCCTCAACAGCGCAGTGCTGGCCCTGGCACTGTGGGCAATTTAAAAAGTGCAGATGGTGGTCCGCTGGGGAAGGCATCGCTCACGCGTGTCCACCGGGATGTCGACTGGATTGGCGCTCTACTCATCAGCGCTTGCCTTGCGTTTCTCTACGAACTAGCCGTCGCTACCGGATCAGACGCGGATCAGA CTGTTTGTATTACTGTGTTCCTTGTCTGGGGAACCCTCAATGCGAGTGAGCAGCTCACAGTCTTGTATCTCCAAGACGTCCGGGGTACATCGACTTTGACAGCGTCCTTATATTTTATGCTGGCCCCGGTCTGTGGCCTGCTAATGAATGCAGCCATCGGTCTTTCATTCCCATACTTGAAGTCCTCAATCGCTGTGCCCGCAGGCTGCCTTCTGAGCGGCATCGCACCACTCTTGCTAGCAACCCTCTGCGGCGTCGACGGGCCAGGGTATTGGCGTGGCGTCTTCCAAGCCATGGCTCTGAACTCACTGGGCGCAGACCTCGTTTATACAATCGCAAAACTAGTGATAACAGACTCATTTCCAGCCAAGACGCAGGCGCTAGCTGGTGGTGTTTTTAACATGCTCGCTCAAGTCGGGAAGAGCGTGGGCATCGCAACATCGGCACTTATTGCACGGCAAATAACCTCGCAGATGGATCATGCAGAGAGTGCTACTGCCATGTTGAAGGGATATGAGGCTGGATGGTGGTACAACTgtgggttggggtttgtCTCGGTAGCTGTGAGCTTTGGGGGGATGAGGAGTGTTAAAGTGATTGAAATTAAGAGGGATTGA
- a CDS encoding S1/P1 nuclease (predicted protein) — protein sequence MPRLLPISAATLALAQLTYGWGNLGHETVAYIAQSFVASSTESFCQNILGDDSTSYLANVATWADTYKYTDAGEFSKPYHFIDAQDNPPQSCGVDYDRDCGSAGCSISAIQNYTNILLESPNGSEALNALKFVVHIIGDIHQPLHDENLEAGGNGIDVTYDGETTNLHHIWDTNMPEEAAGGYSLSVAKTYADLLTERIKTGTYSSKKDSWTDGIDIKDPVSTSMIWAADANTYVCSTVLDDGLAYINSTDLSGEYYDKSQPVFEELIAKAGYRLAAWLDLIASQPS from the exons ATGCCGCGCTTACTCCCCATTTCGGCGGCTACTCTGGCGCTGGCCCAACTCACTTATGGTTGGGGCAACTTAGGTCACGAGACGGTTGCCTACATTGCCCAGAGCTTCGTTGCTTCGTCAACCGAATCCTTTTGTCAGAATATTCTGGGCGATGACTCCACCTCCTACTTGGCCAACGTCGCCACATGGGCCGATACGTACAAGTACACCGACGCCGGAGAATTCTCCAAGCCCTACCATTTTATTGATGCGCAAGACAACCCGCCGCAGAGCTGTGGAGTAGATTACGATCGGGATTGTGGTAGCGCTGGGTGCAGTATCAGCGCGATCCAGAACTAC ACCAATATTCTCTTGGAATCTCCCAATGGCTCGGAGGCGTTGAATGCCCTGAAATTCGTGGTTCAT ATCATCGGAGATATTCACCAGCCCTTACACGACGAGAATCTCGAGGCCGGTGGTAACGGTATTGATGTGACGTATGATGGAGAAACCACCAATCTCCATCATATCTGGGACACCAACATGCCCGAGGAAGCCGCAGGTGGCTACAGTCTGTCGGTCGCAAAGACCTATGCTGACCTTCTTACTGAGCGCATCAAAACCGGTACCTACTCGTCTAAGAAGGACTCATGGACAGACGGAattgatatcaaagaccCTGTGTCGACCTCAATGATCTGGGCGGCCGACGCCAATACCTACGTCTGCAGTACGGTTTTGGATGACGGACTGGCATATATTAACTCCACAGACCTGTCTGGCGAGTACTACGACAAGTCCCAGCCAGTCTTTGAGGAACTCATCGCGAAGGCTGGGTATCGGCTGGCGGCTTGGTTGGATCTGATTGCGAGTCAGCCCTCTTGA
- a CDS encoding uncharacterized protein (predicted protein) has translation MLQSTVRNYLSSSSLLQIERSELIDSPGEEPDGFKFKKGSVFVVESLGHEIGMRTTFPTSLVRKYTIEINRPVNWALGRRMNRGLKRHTLTRMVQDVVRCGLITKGQLAGHVVGSLVAGGRWNDTISRSITSIGSGSSAQRQALANERI, from the exons ATGTTGCAGTCAACGGTACGAAATTAcctttcatcttcatctctcctGCAGATAGAGCGGAGTGAACTCATAGACTCGCCAGGTGAGGAACCAGATGGATTCAAGTTCAAGAAAGGCAGCGTCTTCGTTGTCGAAAGCTTAGGCCACGAGATTGGCATGCGAACCACCTTCCCCACGAGCCTTGTCAGGAAATATACTATCGAAATTAATCGACCGGTCAACTGGGCATTGGGTC GGCGTATGAACCGGGGACTCAAACGTCATACCCTGACTCGTATGGTGCAGGATGTCGTTCGATGCGGCCTCATTACCAAGGGCCAATTGGCTGGCCATGTGGTGGGCTCACTGGTAGCAGGTGGCCGCTGGAATGACACGATTTCCAGGAGTATTACGTCCATCGGATCGGGTAGCAGTGCACAACGCCAGGCATTAGCTAACGAAAGGATCTAG